TGGTGCTTCACCTAGCACTTTTCTGTTTTGAAGGTGGCTTCTTTTCTTAAGCCTCCTGAACCAATCTCTTCtagctttaaacttttcttttgcagcttcctcacctctcatccttcatagaattgaagagagttagggccttgctctaaTTCAGGCTTTGGCTTAGGGGAATGTTGTGACCTAGTTGGTCttttatccagaccactcaaattTTCTGCATCTCAGCAATGAGGCTATTTTGCTGTCTTATCATTTGTGtcttcactggagtagcactttgaatttttttcaaaattttttctttccattgttcacaacttggctgtttggcacaacAGGCCTAAACTTTGGCCTATCGTGGCTTTTGACTTGCCTTCCTCACCAGCTTaatcatttttgcttttgatttaaagtgagagacagcGAATATTTCCTTTACTCGAACACTTAGTGTTCTTTGTAGGGCTATTAACTGACCTAATTTCAATAGtgctgtgtctcagggaataggaaaTCCTGATGAAAGGGGAAGAAACAAGGGAACAGCTGGTCAGTGGAGGACTCAGAACACACATTTATCGAttgtttgccatcttatatgggcatggCTCATGGTGCCCCAAACTGGGGGTTCCCAATCCTTGGGCTGCAGACCAGTactagtctgtggcctgttagaaagcaggccacatagcaggaggtgagcagcggggGAGCAAACATTAcctcctgagctctgcctcctgtcacatCAGTGGGGGCAttcgattctcataggagtgtgaaccctacgGTGAACTGCGAAGGTGAGGGATCTAGGCCGCGGGCTCCTTGTAAGAATCTAattcctgatgatctgaggtggaacagtttcatctcgAAACCATTTCCCCCCCAACACACCCCCCAGTATTGTCTTCTACAAAACCAGTCCCTgttgccaaaaaggctggggactgctgCCCTAAACAATTACAATAATGACATCAAATATCACTAATCACACATCATGGTAACtgatgtaataataatgaaaaagtttgaaatcttgtgagaattaccaaaatgtgacacacagacacaaagtgagcacatgttTTGAAAAAATTGTGCTAATAGACTGGCTGGATGAAGGTTGCCACAGaccttcaatttataaaaatgcGGTATCTGCAAAATACATTACAGCAGAGTAGAATAAAATAAGGCATATCTGTATGTGACCTTGACACAGTCATTTACTAGTTTCTGCCCCTAGTTCTCCCTTTAATCATTTCAGTATTCTCCAGAACACCTAGAGTAGTgctccccaacctttttggagCCAGGGACTGGTTTTGCGGAACGCCAATTTTTCCACtgaggggggtgggggatggggatggtGTGGGGATAAAACTGTCCCACCTCAGATCatgaggcattagattctcataaggagggaTAACCTATATCTCCCACATGTGCAATTCACAATAAGGTTCGCTATACTATGAGAATCCAGTGCCTCCACTAACCTGACTGGAGGCAGAGCTCTGGCGGTAATGCTGGCTTACCCactactcacctcctgctgtgtggcctggttcctgaCAAGCCATGGACCAGCACTGGTCCCTGGCCTGGCCGGGGggcgggggttggggacccctgacttAACAAAATTAGATCATTAAGACACTTTTCTTTCCAAATGGAAAACCACTCCCTTCTATTGAAAATACTAGTTGTTTGGAATAATGTGTTTTATACTAGTTTTTTTTAGCACTGTGCTATTTCTATATGAGACACAAAATAAGTATTAGCTAGTGAATATGAttttaaagattataaataataaattcactCAGTACTCAGTACCTTCCATATGACTCAAGTCTCCTAAACATAGATAcgcaataaataataaacatctaCCTGGTAGAAAGTTTTACAAAGTAAACTGTGCCTTTGTGAAAGTGAAGTATTTCACAaggtaaaatatgcatatatatgaaaatatattaatcttTTACACAATTAGGCCCATCACTATGTGACCTATGAAACATTAATAGAATGTTAATAGAATTAGGCCTTAGCTTAAAGGAACTTAATTAATAGAATGTTAATCTCCAGAAGTCTGGAGGTAGATgcatgcaagagagagagagactgttctAAACACAGTTTAGAATTAGGCATTTTACAAGTTTAAGTTGGCTAGTCTTTCTGCAAGCATTTAATAGTCTTTGgcggaagaaaatgaaaagctcaGCTTGGCATATTTCATTATTCAAAATGTGACCTGATGGTGTTCTTTTCTGATATCATTCCTCACAGGTCTTTCacttctgcttttctcttctcCATTGAAGTTCAAGTTACCATTGGGTTTGGAGGGAGGATGATGACAGAGGAATGCCCTTTGGCCATCACGGTTTTGATTCTCCAGAATATTGTGGGTTTGATCATCAATGCAGTCATGTTAGGCTGCATTTTCATGAAAACAGCTCAGGCTCACAGAAGGGCAGAAACTTTGATTTTCAGCCGCCATGCTGTGATTGCCGTCCGAAATGGCAAGCTGTGCTTCATGTTCCGAGTGGGTGACCTGAGGAAAAGCATGATCATTAGTGCCTCTGTGCGCATCCAGGTGGTCAAGAAAACAACTACACCTGAAGGGGAGGTGGTTCCTATTCACCAACTGGACATTCCTGTTGATAACCCAATCGAGAGCAATAACATTTTTCTGGTGGCCCCTTTGATCATCTGCCATGTGATTGACAAGCGCAGTCCCCTGTATGACATCTCAGCAACTGACCTGGCCAACCAAGACTTGGAGGTCATAGTTATTCTGGAAGGAGTGGTTGAAACTACTGGCATCACCACACAAGCACGAACCTCCTACATTGCTGAGGAGATCCAATGGGGCCACCGCTTTGTGTCCATTGTGACTGAGGAAGAAGGAGTGTATTCTGTGGATTACTCCAAATTTGGCAACACTGTTAAAGTAGCTGCTCCACGGTGCAGTGCCCGAGAGCTGGATGAGAAACCTTCCATCCTTATTCAGACCCTCCAAAAGAGTGAACTGTCTCATCAAAATTCTCTGAGGAAGCGCAACTCCATGAGAAGAAACAATTCCATGAGGAGGAACAATTCTATCCGAAGGAACAATTCTTCCCTCATGGTACCAAAGGTGCAATTTATGACTCCAGAAGGAAATCAAAACACATCGGAATCATGACAACAAGATAACCCCAAGACAGTCTTTTATCAAGTTTTGATGGTTTATGCCAGGCACTGCCAGACTGAACCAGAGCTGGAACACAATAATGTGTCCTTCTACATTTTATTACACTAAATGATATTCATATTCAAGCAACAGCACTTTCTGTAGTAATAAAAAGTAACACACCAAGTGGAGGATTCATGGCTTACGCTTGTTTCATACATGTAGAATTCGCAGTGACATACTTAAGTTATGTGCAGGGGTGGGTATGCTCTTGTTTCTCTCAATTTGAAACACAAGAATTACACTAATAGTAACAGGCCTTGAGCACAAAATTTGGTCAAGAAATGAGTCTGTTTGAAATGCTTAGTTGGTGAAACCCAGATCGCTGTGTTACTAATGATCACTCTGGAAATGCAAATAGAATaggaggggaaaaaacaaaatcatgttaATGCGTTTTGTACATCAGCCTTCTCCTCTCTCCATGATAACTGCATTTGGTAGGAAGCCTGAGGCAAAAACTGCGTAAGTGGATCTGTTTGTAAGTGGATTCAGTTCATTCGTTTTGTCTGTCGGTGACTCCTGAAGGTTTCCTGGTCCATCTCATTGCAGCCTGTTGGGCAGAGCTGGACAAGGTGTCTTTGGAGGAAAGCTAAGTCTTGTCTCATTTAGGACTGGGTTCCCCACAGTGACAGTCACTTCCTTCAGCATCTCACTTCTTCTTTTAGAATCCCCACAGGGAAATActgtattgaatattttattaaaacattttctttgtacTCACTGTAGTTTTGTGATTCCTCTTTCACAAAATCATCCCAAGTTAAAACTCAAGATGTTTTTAGAGCCATGTAAAAGAGATGTCAAAGTGATAACACTCACTCTGAGATTCCTCTCTCTCAAGTCTGTTTGCTCCAAAACTagcttttttttgctttgttttgattttatttcagGTTTTAAAATGTCCTCTTGGTTTTTCAATCTAAGCCTGACATACCATAAAAATcctataagcttttttttttaatcttcaatcTCCCATCTTAAAACTATACTTCCTTCCCAGTAGTATCTGAATTTAGGCTTGGCATTTATAGATTTAGCATCATCTCATTTGCTAAAGTGAGATTTTCTATCAAAGCTTCATTTAAGCATATTTAGTGTCTGCTTCTTCCAGGAAGGGATgagacaggagagagaagtaCTAGGTTAATAAACTATATATGGTTTTATTCTTACATTTTATAGCTAAACATCAGAAAGCTGAGCTATTGTGAAATCTTTCACACAGATTTGGGGGTTTGTatttatgaacattgaaatagGTAATTATGAAATGTTCTATCTTAAGACTCATGATTCCAACCAGGTGAACAGAAACTGTTTATCAGGTCATTGAGTTAATCATTCCTGAAAGGGTTCTAACTGTTCCTCTGAACTCCAGACTCACAGATCAAACAGGCATCTGAGGCTCCACTTGGAGAttgaacaagcatttcaaacttACTAGGTCTAAAACCAAATACTTCATTCTCACTCACAAAAGCTGCCCTCCTCCCAGTCTTTCTTCCAATCACTCAGGCATCAAGCCATGACCTGGAAGTCATTCTTGCTGCCTCTTTCATACCCTACATGCCATCCATTAGCAATTACCTCTCGGCtctgccttcaaaatatatccagaatatgACCAATTCTCTTTACTCCACCACTTCCTTCATAGTCCAAGCAAGGATACTGTATATATGCATGCATCTGTACCAATTGTTTGaatattaaaacatttctgtCTAGGTTGCTGAAGACTATCTTAATAAAACTTAACCCAACAGCAACTACGGGGGTGGATATCGGACCTCAAAGTAGTAGCCCAACTTTGTAGAGGTGACACAGGCTGTGCAGCAGGTGATGTCAGGACATAGTGGAGCTGAGATGCAAAATTTTTGAGTCCAGGGTCTAGAGAATTCCCTGGCACCAGGGGCAAAGCTAGCTATGGAGTACGGGAAGTTCCCCCAGCCACCTTCCAGCTGCAACTAAACGCTGAGTGTCAAGGACCTAATGACTGTCAATACAATGGGCATGTCAATGAAAGGTTATGAGGGGCTCCCTATGTCAAGCTGTGGCTCAGACAGGGACATCATTTAGCTAGAGACAGCCACACCAAACAAAAGGTTCTATCAACAATTTCTAAAAGTCTGAAAATGTTTTAGAGAGTATTAAAATGATTTTCTGACCTATTTTTGCTAAAACATATTTCACTGGGTAAGCAATTTTGAGAACTACATAGTTTTAGAAGATAAGACGGActctgtacatatatatgtgtacatgtatgatTTTGACTCAcatattgtgtttaaatattattttatattcagtattttGGTTCTCTGCTTCTACCCTTTCTTCCACCTCCATAATTCATACAGCAgccacaatatttttttaaatcacaagtcAAACTACATGACACCTCTTCTTAAAGCCCTCTTctgcctttttcattttctctttttttttttcttttttgcagacagagtctcactctgtcgcccaggctggagtgcagtgccacgatctcagctcactgcaacctctgcttcccaggttcaacagattctcgtgcctcagcctcctgagtagctgggattacaggcgcgtgccaccatgcctggctaattttttgtatttttagtagagccggggtcttaccatgtagcccaggctggtctcaaactcctgagctcagacaatctgcccacctcggcctcccaaagtgctaggattacaggtgtgaaccaccgtgcccagccctttttatttttcttaaaatgcaaatcaaaatcctTACCAAGGCCAACAAGCCACTACATCTCATTGTTAGCGCTCTTCCCCTCAGAGACTCCTACACTTTACCACACTGGCCTTTCTGCTCTTTGAGAAAGAGACATATGGCTCCTGCATCATAGATTTGCTTCTACCTGGAGAGTTTTCCCTCAGAAAGCCTCATGAGTCTCCCCTGTCATTATTTAGTCTCTGCTCCAGTGTCACCTTGTGAGGAAGTACAGTGTAATAGTTATAAAAACAGACCCAGAAGCCAGACTCCCTAGGGTCAATTTCAATGTTAACATTTAGCATCTGTAAGGCCTTGACAAAATtaacttctttgtgcctcagtttccccatatataaaatcagaatgattatagtatctacctcacaaatttgttgtgaggattaagtgagttaacaTATATAAAGGGCTTAAAAGAGTATAATTCATTGGCCCAGGACAAACACTTGAAATAAACgatttcctttatttcaaaaAGGGCAaaaggcaataaaagaaaaaaaaaaggattacctTCAACTAATTTGCTTCTTAGTAAATGACTGAGTCAATGCATTACTCTTCTTCTCTAGGACAGAGATAAAAGCACTTTGCAACATGAATCTGATCTCTTAAAACCTCTGCAGCAGAGGCCCTTATATCTGCCCACTCCCAGTTGCTTTTCCTGATCCTTTGACACCTTTAACAGACACTTGCCTGTCCTCAAACATTGTCATGTGTAAAATACTACAACGtgtaaaaaggaaacattttgcaTACAGAGATTTCTGCTTGCACTtgtctatcatttatttattcatttagtaatATATATTGAATGTCTGCCATGTCTGACATTTATCATCTGGCAAAAATAACTAGGTGTGTCTATTTTCTTTAAGGAGAAGCAGAAATTGATAGCCCGAGTACATGCTGATTCTGGTAGTAAGTAATCAGAGATGGAAAGTATCAGGTAAGAAAAACTGGAATACATGCCAGAATTTGAAAAGAGACACTTTCatctcaaaatcaaaatcaaaacatACTGCTAGTTACTGAGCAGGCATGGGAAGACAACGGAAGACCTAGAACTGTCGCACATACAGCTTTGCTGAGAGCTggatgagaaaatagaaaattgtcCTTAGAACTATCATTTTTCCTGCTTTATCCCCATACCATAGTTTTATTCGACAATTCCTTATTGTTTGCATCTCAGCTCAAGACTCTCTCTAAAGAAAATCATTGTTTCCCTTGCTCACAGACATTTCTAAATATCCCTGGCCAAAATGTTCTGACACATAAGTGTGTCTCAGAACCAACAGCTTCCCAGCAGCTGAAGGAAATGACCTTAGTTCCCAAAGAAAGTCTAACTTGCAGAAAAGTTACTCGCTTAATGAACATAGGGCAGCATTTTCTCCCCTCCAATATTTggattcattttgttgttgttgtttagcgACTTGGCATTCATGGAGCCAGAAGTTTTCCCTTTGATAATAAATCAATTgcagataaagaagaaagaatgaaaagatatcTACATCTCCTGGGGCTCCCACTCCCAACTTTTGTTATTTTCAGCATGGAAGGTAGAGGCAGAACTGTAGTTAGTGTCTCCAAGGACCAGTGCATTAAAGTAACCATAACAAATCCTACAGGCTGTTTAAGAGGAAACCCAAGGGCCATGCTCTTCCCATGATCTTTATGCACAATTCTCATCAATGGTGATGGGAATTTCCCTACAGACCTAGAAAGGATGTGACTCTTAATTACGCCCCTTGATAATCGCACTGATTCAAGTTTAAGTTCAAGAAAATCTTAATCAGTCTTTAACTTCAGATCAAAATATTACGTTGGAGCCCACTTTCATTTTAGGTTATTTACATCTTCATGAATACTCTTTTCAAGAAGTGTTCCAGTTCTCATGAAGATTTTCTTGGCTGTACCATATGGCACTCCTTCCTCCACTCCAATACTCCCTGGGGTAGTTGGAATGAAACTATTGCCTTACATTGAGTTTATCTTAATTATTTGAaggaacaaaaatattaaagCTAGATTTCCACATACTATTGGATTGCTTCAGTGGGTATGGAAAAGTGGAGGCTAAAACAGTTGTCTGTAAAACTGAAGTTTATAGTACTTCAAAACGCTTTACTTATTTGCCATTGATTGTTGAAGAAAGTTCACATTCTTTACACATGATAGTCAAGACTCTTTGTGGTTTGATTCCAACACACCTTTCCTGCCTGGTTTTCTAACCCTGCCCACAACACCTTATGAAGCTTCAAGTTTATTGAATGCTTCACTCACATTCTGCAAGTTGCTGAGATTGAAATTCTGTGCTTTCTCTATCACCACAAACTACTATTTTTACAAAACCTTCTCAAATTCTCCACCTAAATCACTCCTTTTTTTAATCCCTACAACGTTTACCTCTATTTATTGGTTATTTCATAATAACTAGTATTATATAGCTTTTGAATATCCTAGACATCTCTCTCCACTGGATTGTAAGTCCTTTCCCCAAATTACTTATCACTGTGCTTGCCTAAAATAGATGGCGATAGTAGCCTGATAGTTACCACCCCAAAATCCATTATTCATTTTCCTTCATAGAAACAGAGTTTAAGCTGGGCATATGAATATCCAGCGAGAGATTACACATTCCCAGTAGCTGTGTCAGTTACTTACGGTCATGTGCCAAATCTGGGGCTCAATGTCCTATGAACAGAAGCTAGTGGACCACTTtcaattcttcattttaaaaactctgaGTTTGTGTGTCTTGACCTTTTGCACATTCCGTGGAGTGAGCACATGTGTGATGGAAATCCAGCTTTGACCAGGCTGATGAAGATAAAACCTGTGGAGTAAATAAGATGGAAGTAACCTGGCACAGCAAATCACTTTGTGCAACAGGGCCTTGCAAGCCTGGGCTTCCTAATTTTAGCCAGTTACACAGATGAGAATAAACATCTACTTTATTTTGGTaggtttttggctttttttttttttttgactgcttGTTTGCATGTTTTCTTACTACACTGCAGTTTGGCCTCTATTCtgaataataaaaatgctaaattATCAAATGCAAAGGTAACCCACAGAATGGCAGAAGATATCTTCAAtttcatattctacaaaaatTCATCTCTAGAATGTataaaaaactcttagaaatcAGTAAGATAAACTTGGGCACCCAAATAGAAATAATTgacaaacaacaagaaaaaattaCATCACAAAAAAGAGAATCCAGAAAGCCAACACACATATCCAAAGGTGCTTGATCTCAGTAGTAATCTAATGCAAATGAAAAGCACAATGTAATGCCATTACACACTACCAGAATGGTTAAACTGAAAAAGATAAAGGCAAGTGTTGAAAAGGATGAGGAGCAACTGGAACTTAAACATACTACAAGCAGGAGAGTGTATTGTCATAACCGCTCTGAAAAACTGTATGGCAGAgtcttgtaaaataaaaaacaacaaatgctatGACTTAGCAGTTCCACTTTAGGTACATACTACAGAGacttatataaaaaatttttatagtatCACTGTTACTATAGGTCCAAACTGggagcaacccaaatgtccatttacaATAAAATGGATATGTAAGTATCAATATGTTTATACAATGGACTACTACAGAACGAAGAGAATGAATAATTTATAATGACTCACAATAATATCCATATATCTCACAGACACAGTACTGTGCAAATCAAAAGCATATCTTTATGGttccatgtatataaaattaaaaacagccaACATGACTCTTGGGTGTTTATAAGTCAGCACATCGTTTATCATCAGAGGCAAAGGGATAGGAGCTGGAAGACAGCATGAGGAAGCTTCTGGGTCTCTGTGAATGTTCTGTTTTTTGAACTGTGTGCTAATTACATAGGTGCATTCACCTGGGgaaaattcattgagctgtacATTATAATTTGTGCACTTTTTTATATGCACAGTTccctttaataaaattcaaaataatttaatcatcaaaatactttaaagagaagaaaaaaaatgaaaagtaaaaaatgaatctCTGGCCAGACtcaatggctcacccctgtaattccagcattttggaaggccaaggtaggcaaattgcttgagccccagagttcaagaccagcctgggcaacatggagaaaccctgtctctactaaaaatacaaaaatgagccagacatggtggcttgcacctgtagtcccaggctacTTG
The sequence above is a segment of the Pan paniscus chromosome 10, NHGRI_mPanPan1-v2.0_pri, whole genome shotgun sequence genome. Coding sequences within it:
- the KCNJ8 gene encoding ATP-sensitive inward rectifier potassium channel 8, whose product is MLARKSIIPEEYVLARIAAENLRKPRIRDRLPKARFIAKSGACNLAHKNIREQGRFLQDIFTTLVDLKWRHTLVIFTMSFLCSWLLFAIMWWLVAFAHGDIYAYMEKSGMEKSGLESTVCVTNVRSFTSAFLFSIEVQVTIGFGGRMMTEECPLAITVLILQNIVGLIINAVMLGCIFMKTAQAHRRAETLIFSRHAVIAVRNGKLCFMFRVGDLRKSMIISASVRIQVVKKTTTPEGEVVPIHQLDIPVDNPIESNNIFLVAPLIICHVIDKRSPLYDISATDLANQDLEVIVILEGVVETTGITTQARTSYIAEEIQWGHRFVSIVTEEEGVYSVDYSKFGNTVKVAAPRCSARELDEKPSILIQTLQKSELSHQNSLRKRNSMRRNNSMRRNNSIRRNNSSLMVPKVQFMTPEGNQNTSES